The following coding sequences are from one Clostridioides difficile ATCC 9689 = DSM 1296 window:
- a CDS encoding HAMP domain-containing sensor histidine kinase: MEDLNSIYFFIVMLSIAIVILAVRYTITLRKYLKEFIYVSKKVSNNEYHARLNISAKGELGELARNFNHMIKNMDKTLEEVQYKHLQLRSILKSISHGILAIDVNGNILLINDEAKEMIKSEPNQLVEGHNINVVIKEEEILKQILQFIGSKDNETANITTKDDIVYKIKVDPVYLQNTNNVIIGSIVNIEDITKKVKLENMRSDFVANVSHELKTPLTSISGFVETLKSNENIDVNTRNRFLEIIESESDRLKRLIDDILLLSFVENKDTLLMENVVVYDVFKEVYEITQHSASEKNIEVLYKCDDKSISILSNKDYIKQVFLNLVDNAIKYTQDNGIVQVVVLKDEEKIVIKVIDNGVGIPKEDVERIFERFYRVDKARSRDVGGTGLGLAITKHIVKSLNGCIKVKSELGIGSEFIVTILQKNFLK; encoded by the coding sequence GTGGAAGATTTAAATAGTATATATTTTTTTATTGTTATGTTGTCCATAGCCATTGTTATATTAGCTGTAAGATACACAATAACATTAAGGAAATATTTAAAAGAGTTTATATACGTCTCAAAAAAAGTAAGTAATAATGAATATCATGCTAGGCTTAACATATCAGCCAAAGGAGAACTTGGCGAATTAGCTAGAAATTTTAATCATATGATAAAGAATATGGATAAAACCTTAGAAGAAGTACAGTATAAACATTTACAGCTAAGGTCTATATTAAAGAGTATATCTCATGGAATTTTAGCTATAGATGTAAATGGAAATATACTTCTGATAAATGATGAAGCAAAAGAAATGATAAAGAGTGAACCAAATCAATTAGTTGAAGGTCATAATATTAATGTTGTAATAAAAGAAGAAGAAATATTAAAACAAATACTTCAATTTATTGGTTCTAAAGATAATGAAACTGCTAATATTACTACTAAAGATGATATCGTATATAAGATAAAAGTAGACCCAGTTTATCTTCAGAATACTAACAACGTAATAATAGGTTCGATAGTAAATATAGAAGATATTACTAAAAAAGTTAAACTTGAAAATATGAGAAGTGATTTTGTTGCAAATGTAAGTCATGAACTTAAAACACCACTTACATCTATAAGTGGGTTTGTTGAAACACTAAAGTCAAATGAAAATATAGATGTGAATACTAGAAATAGATTCTTAGAAATAATAGAAAGCGAATCAGATAGATTAAAAAGGTTGATTGATGATATATTGCTGTTATCATTTGTAGAAAATAAAGATACTCTTCTTATGGAAAATGTTGTAGTATATGATGTATTTAAAGAGGTATATGAAATAACTCAACATTCAGCTAGTGAAAAAAATATAGAAGTTTTATATAAATGTGATGATAAATCAATAAGTATACTATCCAATAAAGACTATATAAAGCAAGTGTTCTTAAACCTAGTTGATAATGCTATAAAGTATACCCAAGATAATGGGATTGTACAAGTTGTAGTGTTAAAAGATGAAGAAAAAATCGTAATTAAAGTTATAGACAATGGTGTAGGGATACCAAAAGAAGATGTAGAACGCATATTTGAACGATTTTATAGGGTAGATAAAGCAAGAAGTAGGGATGTAGGAGGAACGGGTTTAGGATTGGCTATAACAAAGCATATAGTCAAATCACTAAATGGATGTATAAAAGTAAAAAGTGAACTTGGCATTGGTAGCGAATTTATAGTTACAATATTACAAAAAAATTTCCTTAAATAG
- a CDS encoding YIEGIA family protein → MEESLLNANLFRHSFIVALVVGILCRGLVLRVTDKQYPSRPQDYLEQIIISGLSASLGAIALPALIDKEFAALTFFAVAIQQFQGLAEQERITLKNIDNEELVPKGDAYVEEIASTYESRSYISLFSALVSSIVYIVFARKYGLSFFYCTILAIVSGAIVGLIFRRFLRRNSIADIADIVPAKISFEGPILMVNGVIITNIGLESTREKYRNECLAIEVIPRDLGAFGIVNDIGQRQAIIHNLFIHMGIDRDVDEVDIVAISKTNLEKSTVVIPYMPILKDIDVMIDVVKSTPIIETSKGKQSDFSRKTL, encoded by the coding sequence ATGGAAGAAAGTTTATTGAATGCAAATTTATTTAGACACTCTTTTATAGTTGCATTAGTTGTAGGAATATTATGTAGAGGATTAGTTTTAAGAGTTACAGACAAACAATACCCATCAAGACCACAAGATTATTTAGAACAGATAATTATATCTGGGCTTTCAGCTTCGTTAGGTGCTATAGCATTACCTGCACTTATAGATAAGGAGTTTGCAGCCTTGACATTTTTTGCAGTAGCAATACAACAGTTTCAAGGTCTTGCAGAACAAGAAAGAATAACACTAAAGAATATCGATAATGAAGAATTAGTACCAAAAGGAGACGCTTACGTTGAAGAAATAGCATCTACGTATGAATCTAGAAGTTATATAAGTCTTTTTTCTGCACTGGTATCTTCGATAGTTTATATCGTTTTTGCAAGAAAGTATGGCCTTAGCTTTTTTTATTGCACAATCTTAGCTATTGTGTCAGGAGCTATTGTTGGTTTGATTTTTAGAAGATTTTTAAGAAGGAACAGTATAGCAGATATAGCAGATATAGTTCCTGCAAAAATAAGTTTTGAAGGACCTATTTTAATGGTAAATGGTGTAATAATAACTAACATAGGTCTAGAAAGTACAAGAGAAAAGTATAGAAATGAATGTCTGGCTATAGAAGTTATACCAAGAGATTTAGGTGCATTTGGAATAGTAAATGATATAGGGCAAAGACAAGCTATAATACATAATCTATTTATTCATATGGGGATAGATAGAGATGTAGATGAGGTTGATATTGTTGCTATATCTAAGACCAATTTAGAAAAAAGTACTGTGGTTATACCATATATGCCAATACTCAAAGATATAGATGTCATGATAGATGTAGTGAAAAGTACACCTATCATAGAAACATCAAAAGGAAAGCAGAGTGATTTTTCTAGAAAGACTTTGTAG
- the plsY gene encoding glycerol-3-phosphate 1-O-acyltransferase PlsY has product MEIFSYIIIAVVAYLLGNISTSYIVAKRIAGVDIRTQGSGNAGSTNVLRTLGKRAGAMTFLGDVLKGVMAVLISEFAARLVGIDTLLAGYLAVICVVAGHNWPAVLGFRGGKGVATSLGAMLAVNPVITLMCLAVFILVVAITKYVSLGSVVGIGCSPIFMIMVKNKAGLIVALFLTASVIYNHRANIKRLLNGTERKIGQKKE; this is encoded by the coding sequence GTGGAGATATTTAGTTATATAATTATTGCTGTAGTTGCATATCTTTTAGGAAATATATCTACCTCATACATAGTTGCAAAGCGAATTGCTGGGGTTGATATAAGGACTCAAGGTTCTGGTAATGCAGGTTCGACAAATGTACTTAGGACACTTGGAAAAAGAGCAGGAGCAATGACATTTTTAGGTGATGTTCTTAAAGGTGTAATGGCTGTTTTAATATCAGAATTTGCAGCAAGATTGGTTGGAATAGATACTCTTTTAGCTGGATATCTGGCAGTTATATGTGTTGTAGCAGGTCATAATTGGCCAGCGGTTTTAGGATTTAGAGGAGGCAAAGGTGTTGCAACTTCACTAGGGGCAATGCTAGCTGTAAATCCAGTAATAACACTAATGTGTCTAGCAGTATTTATATTGGTGGTAGCTATAACAAAGTATGTTTCATTGGGTTCTGTTGTAGGAATAGGATGTTCACCAATATTTATGATTATGGTAAAAAATAAAGCTGGTTTAATAGTAGCTCTGTTCTTAACTGCATCAGTAATATATAATCACAGAGCAAATATAAAGCGATTATTAAATGGGACAGAGAGAAAAATTGGTCAAAAGAAAGAATAG
- a CDS encoding capping complex subunit for YIEGIA, producing MGMDIGLNEYTLAIVTLDKNMKNGGGCPIFYANDEKDLQNKALLMSKCVGGMVHDMTNGTLIIVKH from the coding sequence ATGGGAATGGATATAGGTTTAAATGAATATACACTAGCTATAGTTACGTTGGATAAGAATATGAAAAATGGTGGAGGTTGTCCAATATTTTATGCAAATGATGAGAAAGACTTACAAAATAAGGCATTGTTGATGTCAAAGTGTGTAGGTGGAATGGTTCATGATATGACAAATGGGACGTTAATCATAGTAAAACATTAA
- a CDS encoding YIEGIA family protein, whose amino-acid sequence MDRVFFVAVIIGITSRIIMLNLDQKQYPTQPNVLLSQLILAFVASSLGALLVPALINRSYTSITFLSLAAEQFRQVRANRRNTLQNLEEVQLVKRGAAFIEEIARTYEVRNYMCIVTSFLTIGLYYVILAETKISEGMSLVISSICGLVLAFILKKLLTRKSIGDIADVMPAEISFVDESILKVGDLKGITNIGLKSDREVYINRGVGIQIIPKNKDYANAGILFDSGQRQAIVYNIYSRLGLYGDYGEPSFVPLPRRNKEDESIMIAYLPVDKNVEKVMEAVKSCPILSSSKGKNLSLKNYKIGKKGSA is encoded by the coding sequence ATGGATAGAGTATTTTTTGTTGCTGTTATTATTGGTATAACATCTAGAATTATAATGTTGAATTTAGACCAAAAACAGTATCCAACGCAACCAAATGTTTTACTATCTCAACTTATATTAGCATTCGTCGCTTCTTCATTAGGAGCATTATTGGTTCCAGCTCTTATAAATCGTTCTTATACATCTATAACTTTTTTATCCCTAGCAGCAGAGCAATTTAGACAAGTGAGAGCAAATAGAAGAAATACATTGCAAAACTTAGAGGAAGTTCAACTTGTAAAGAGAGGAGCTGCATTCATAGAAGAGATAGCTAGAACCTATGAAGTAAGAAATTATATGTGTATAGTTACATCTTTTTTAACAATAGGATTGTATTATGTAATACTTGCAGAAACGAAAATAAGTGAAGGAATGAGTTTGGTAATAAGTTCAATTTGTGGATTAGTGTTAGCCTTTATATTAAAAAAACTTCTTACTAGAAAAAGTATTGGAGACATAGCTGATGTAATGCCTGCTGAGATTAGTTTTGTAGATGAGTCTATATTGAAGGTAGGAGATTTAAAGGGAATAACAAATATAGGTCTAAAAAGTGATAGAGAAGTATATATTAATAGAGGTGTAGGAATACAAATAATTCCTAAAAATAAAGATTATGCTAATGCAGGGATATTATTTGACTCAGGTCAAAGACAGGCAATAGTATACAATATATATTCAAGGTTAGGTTTATATGGAGATTATGGAGAACCTTCATTCGTACCATTACCTAGAAGGAATAAAGAGGATGAAAGTATAATGATTGCTTATTTACCAGTAGATAAGAATGTGGAAAAAGTAATGGAAGCCGTAAAGTCATGCCCAATACTTTCAAGTTCTAAAGGAAAAAACTTATCACTAAAAAATTATAAAATAGGAAAGAAAGGAAGTGCATAA
- a CDS encoding winged helix-turn-helix domain-containing protein yields the protein MNTKVLVIDDEMHIVELLKFNLEVSNYEVSYSYDGFDGFIKAKEIKPDLILLDWMLPNISGIEVLRKIRSDKDLKNIPVIMLTAKNMENDKVEGLEIGADDYITKPFSIKELLARISSVLRRYNLTSLGEENNILTTGNLKLDLSKHEVTKGSEKIELTLKEFELLKLLIQNKGKVLSRNYLLDKIWGYEYYGETRTVDVHIRYLRKKIEDEDKSEKYIETIRGVGYKID from the coding sequence ATGAATACTAAAGTGCTTGTTATAGACGATGAAATGCATATAGTTGAGCTATTAAAATTCAATTTGGAGGTGTCAAATTACGAAGTTAGTTATTCATATGATGGATTTGACGGATTTATAAAGGCTAAGGAAATTAAACCAGATTTAATACTTTTAGATTGGATGTTACCAAATATAAGTGGAATAGAAGTTTTGAGAAAAATAAGAAGTGATAAGGACTTAAAAAATATTCCTGTTATAATGCTTACTGCTAAAAATATGGAAAATGACAAGGTTGAAGGGCTTGAAATAGGTGCTGATGACTATATAACTAAGCCATTTAGTATAAAAGAGTTGTTAGCTAGGATTAGTTCTGTTTTAAGGAGATATAATTTGACTAGCTTAGGTGAAGAAAACAATATACTTACTACAGGTAATTTAAAACTAGATTTATCAAAACATGAAGTTACCAAAGGCTCTGAAAAGATAGAGTTAACTCTTAAGGAATTTGAATTGTTAAAATTATTAATTCAAAATAAAGGAAAAGTACTTTCAAGAAATTATCTTTTGGATAAAATATGGGGGTATGAATACTATGGAGAAACTAGAACAGTAGATGTTCATATAAGATATTTAAGAAAAAAAATAGAAGATGAAGATAAATCGGAAAAATATATAGAGACTATAAGAGGTGTAGGATACAAAATAGATTAA
- a CDS encoding NAD(P)H-dependent glycerol-3-phosphate dehydrogenase: protein MEKVCVLGTGSWGSALALGLAKKGNDVSMWTRKEEQAKKINRTKENTDYLPGVLFPNNITISTDIEKTIKDCKVIVLAVPSQAVRSTCQKIKPFIKEGQVIVNVAKGLEKGTGLRLSQVCEEELPQNPYVILSGPSHAEEVARDIPTTVVVASKDLKIAQMIQDLFMSPKLRVYTNPDIVGVELGGALKNIIAFGAGICDGLGYGDNAKAALMTRGISEMSRLGIAMGANMSTFAGLSGIGDLIVTCTSMHSRNRRAGILIGKGMSLEDTLKEVKMVVEGITATEVAHDVSEKLDIDMPITNAIYSVIKKGSNPKEVGIELMMRSKKHEMEEVVLGDDI, encoded by the coding sequence ATGGAGAAAGTATGTGTATTAGGTACTGGAAGCTGGGGAAGTGCATTAGCTTTAGGGCTTGCAAAAAAAGGTAATGATGTGAGCATGTGGACTCGAAAAGAGGAACAAGCTAAAAAAATAAACAGAACTAAAGAAAATACAGACTATTTACCAGGAGTATTATTTCCAAATAATATAACTATAAGTACTGATATAGAAAAAACTATAAAAGATTGTAAGGTGATAGTTTTAGCAGTTCCATCACAGGCTGTAAGAAGTACTTGCCAAAAAATAAAACCATTTATAAAAGAAGGACAAGTTATTGTTAATGTAGCTAAAGGTCTTGAAAAAGGGACTGGGCTTAGATTATCTCAAGTCTGTGAAGAAGAATTACCACAAAATCCATATGTAATACTATCTGGGCCATCTCATGCTGAAGAAGTAGCAAGGGATATTCCTACTACCGTAGTAGTTGCTTCTAAAGATTTAAAAATAGCACAGATGATACAAGATTTATTTATGAGCCCTAAACTTAGAGTTTATACGAATCCAGACATAGTTGGAGTAGAACTTGGAGGAGCATTAAAAAATATTATAGCATTTGGAGCTGGGATATGTGACGGATTAGGGTATGGTGATAATGCAAAAGCTGCCCTTATGACAAGAGGTATTAGTGAAATGAGCAGACTTGGAATTGCTATGGGAGCTAATATGTCTACCTTTGCAGGTCTTTCAGGTATTGGAGATTTAATAGTTACTTGTACAAGTATGCATAGTAGAAATAGAAGAGCTGGTATACTCATAGGTAAAGGTATGAGTTTAGAAGATACTTTAAAAGAAGTAAAGATGGTTGTAGAAGGCATAACTGCTACTGAAGTAGCACATGATGTTTCTGAAAAATTAGATATAGATATGCCTATAACTAATGCTATATATTCTGTAATAAAGAAAGGTTCAAATCCTAAAGAAGTTGGAATAGAACTAATGATGAGAAGTAAAAAGCATGAAATGGAAGAAGTAGTTTTAGGTGATGATATATAA
- a CDS encoding TetR/AcrR family transcriptional regulator, translating to MTNKELQKKRILMYFIEAAQNIMENEGIENITLRKVADMAGYNSSTLYKYFKNLDHLISFASIKYFKDYNLNISRCIENVNDEYKKYIIMWKLFCKHSFDNAQAFYQVFFNLSSDELSYITKQYYDMFPEDLGIHDSDISLMITGESIKERNKILLNNLVDTGYIPAKDLDIINDIIISFYQNLLFLKKNTGKNSDDDELTMKMISSIEYIIKHAK from the coding sequence ATGACAAATAAAGAATTACAAAAGAAAAGGATATTGATGTATTTCATAGAAGCTGCTCAAAATATTATGGAAAACGAAGGTATAGAAAATATTACACTTCGTAAGGTTGCAGATATGGCTGGCTATAATAGTTCAACTCTATATAAATACTTTAAAAATTTAGACCATTTAATATCATTTGCATCTATAAAATATTTTAAAGATTATAACTTGAATATTTCAAGATGTATAGAAAATGTCAATGATGAATATAAGAAATATATAATTATGTGGAAATTATTTTGTAAGCATTCTTTTGATAATGCTCAAGCTTTTTACCAGGTATTTTTTAACTTGTCTAGTGATGAACTTAGCTATATAACAAAACAATATTATGATATGTTTCCAGAAGATTTAGGTATTCATGATAGTGACATATCTTTAATGATTACAGGAGAAAGTATAAAGGAAAGAAATAAGATACTATTAAACAACCTTGTAGATACTGGATATATACCAGCTAAAGATTTAGACATAATCAATGATATAATTATTTCTTTTTATCAAAATCTATTATTCTTAAAAAAGAACACAGGAAAAAATTCTGATGATGATGAATTAACTATGAAAATGATTTCTTCTATTGAATACATAATAAAACATGCTAAATAA
- the der gene encoding ribosome biogenesis GTPase Der produces the protein MSISRPVVAVVGRPNVGKSTIFNKFAGKRISIVENTPGVTRDRIFAEVEWLDKYFTLVDTGGIEPDSEDIILSQMRNQAMLAMDMSHVILFIVDGKAGITAADKEIAQLLRKTKKPVILVVNKIDSQSQFDNIYDFYELGFGTPFAVSGANSMGFGDLLDEIVENFPAGLDTEYEEDIIRVAITGKPNAGKSSILNKILGEERVIVSPIAGTTRDAIDTYFEKNGQKFLLIDTAGLRRKSKIYETIEKYSVIRAMSAVDRADVVLIVIDALEGVTEQDTKVAGIAHDEGKGCIFVINKWDLIEKDNKTMSNYTKDIKEKFPFMMYAPIVFVSAKTNQRMNKILDTVEYVSNEHSKRISTSALNEVIGEAVMLNQPPSDKGRRLKIYYGTQTDIRPPKITLFINDKDLTHFSYQRYLENKIRENFGFEGTSIKFEYRQKNKK, from the coding sequence ATGAGTATAAGTAGGCCAGTTGTAGCTGTAGTTGGGAGACCAAACGTTGGTAAGTCTACAATATTTAATAAATTTGCAGGAAAAAGGATATCAATAGTTGAAAATACACCTGGAGTTACAAGAGATAGAATATTTGCTGAAGTAGAATGGTTAGATAAATATTTTACATTAGTGGATACAGGAGGAATTGAACCTGATAGCGAAGATATAATATTATCTCAAATGAGAAATCAAGCCATGCTTGCAATGGACATGTCACATGTAATACTTTTTATAGTTGATGGTAAAGCTGGAATAACAGCTGCTGATAAAGAAATTGCACAATTGCTTAGAAAGACAAAAAAACCAGTAATCTTAGTGGTTAATAAGATTGATAGTCAAAGTCAATTTGATAATATATACGATTTTTATGAGTTGGGATTTGGAACGCCTTTTGCAGTTTCAGGAGCCAATAGTATGGGATTTGGAGATTTATTAGATGAGATAGTTGAAAATTTTCCAGCAGGATTAGATACAGAGTATGAAGAAGATATAATAAGAGTAGCTATAACAGGTAAACCAAATGCAGGAAAAAGTTCTATACTCAATAAGATACTTGGAGAAGAAAGAGTAATTGTAAGTCCAATTGCAGGAACTACTAGAGACGCAATTGATACTTATTTTGAAAAAAATGGACAGAAATTTCTTCTAATAGATACAGCAGGGCTTAGAAGAAAAAGTAAAATATATGAGACAATAGAAAAATACAGTGTAATAAGAGCTATGAGTGCTGTAGATAGAGCAGATGTAGTATTGATAGTAATAGATGCATTAGAAGGTGTAACAGAACAAGATACAAAGGTTGCAGGTATAGCACATGATGAAGGAAAAGGATGCATATTTGTAATCAATAAATGGGATTTAATAGAGAAAGATAATAAGACTATGAGTAATTACACAAAAGATATAAAAGAAAAATTTCCATTTATGATGTATGCTCCAATCGTATTTGTTTCTGCAAAAACTAATCAAAGAATGAACAAGATACTAGATACAGTTGAATATGTGTCAAATGAACATTCTAAGAGAATATCAACTTCAGCACTGAATGAAGTAATTGGAGAAGCTGTAATGTTAAATCAACCACCATCTGACAAAGGTAGAAGATTAAAAATTTACTATGGGACTCAAACTGACATTAGACCTCCTAAAATTACATTGTTTATAAATGATAAGGATTTAACTCACTTCTCATATCAAAGATACCTTGAGAATAAGATAAGAGAAAATTTTGGATTTGAAGGAACTTCCATAAAGTTTGAGTATAGACAAAAAAATAAAAAATAA
- a CDS encoding M24 family metallopeptidase, translating into MSNNMRLERLRKYMNEKSIEIALIFEPDNQFYISGFKAITYSRPIVTVVTQDKIELIVPGLEELHAKEVAKVDNVYVYYEIPEMKEHGISHKHYLDIILNKYPKGTTVGIEKDIVSASFSEYITDKSFAIKDVGSKIFEMRYVKDAKEIEFLKIAGYLSDIGIKGSLENVRVGMSELEFDVAGDNALLKYVSENYPDTYIGFANWTCSGIDRTAQPHLDSNTRILQRGDIVIHSRQVWYENYRAENERTFIIGKPTERQKEVFKIAVEAQQAGLDTIKAGIPARMVDEAARAVVAKYGLELYSNHRIGHGLGLSEHEEPYLRFDNELILEEGMVFSMEPGIYIPGVGGFRHSDTAIVGKNGATIITNYPRSVEELILDI; encoded by the coding sequence ATGTCAAATAATATGAGACTAGAAAGATTGAGAAAGTACATGAATGAAAAAAGCATTGAAATTGCTTTAATATTTGAACCAGACAATCAATTTTATATTAGTGGATTTAAAGCAATAACTTATTCTAGACCAATTGTAACAGTAGTAACTCAAGATAAAATAGAATTAATAGTACCTGGATTAGAAGAATTACATGCTAAAGAAGTTGCAAAAGTTGATAATGTATATGTGTATTATGAAATACCAGAAATGAAAGAACATGGAATATCACATAAACATTACTTAGATATAATTTTAAATAAATACCCTAAAGGAACAACTGTTGGAATAGAAAAAGATATAGTATCTGCAAGCTTTTCAGAGTATATAACTGATAAGTCATTTGCTATCAAAGATGTTGGAAGTAAAATATTTGAAATGAGATATGTAAAAGATGCAAAAGAAATAGAATTTTTGAAGATAGCAGGTTACCTATCTGATATAGGAATAAAAGGGTCTTTAGAAAATGTTAGAGTTGGGATGAGTGAATTGGAGTTTGACGTTGCAGGGGATAATGCTTTACTAAAATATGTTTCTGAAAATTATCCTGATACATATATAGGATTTGCAAACTGGACTTGTTCAGGGATTGATAGAACAGCACAACCTCATTTAGATTCCAATACTAGAATACTTCAAAGAGGAGATATAGTAATACATAGTAGACAGGTTTGGTATGAAAACTATAGAGCAGAAAATGAAAGAACTTTTATTATAGGCAAACCAACAGAAAGACAAAAAGAAGTGTTTAAGATTGCAGTAGAGGCTCAACAAGCTGGATTAGATACAATAAAAGCTGGTATACCAGCAAGAATGGTGGATGAAGCAGCAAGAGCTGTTGTTGCAAAGTATGGTCTAGAGTTATATTCAAATCATAGAATTGGTCATGGTTTAGGTTTATCAGAACATGAAGAGCCATATTTAAGATTTGACAATGAATTAATATTAGAAGAAGGAATGGTATTTTCTATGGAGCCAGGGATATATATACCTGGAGTTGGAGGATTTAGACACTCAGATACAGCAATAGTAGGTAAGAATGGTGCTACAATTATAACTAATTATCCAAGAAGTGTTGAAGAACTTATACTTGATATTTAA
- a CDS encoding DUF512 domain-containing protein: MEVNVKKVNNIISKVYKDSIAEEMGIEVGDLLISVNEQPIHDIIEYRFLLSDEYLDVEIQKKDGEVYIYEIEKDYDEDLGVEFTNPIIDQAKSCRNKCMFCFIDQLPEGMRETLYFKDDDSRLSFLQGNFVTLTNMSEEDINNIIKYRISPINISVHTTNPELRQKMISNKFAGKLYGIMKRLADAHIEMNCQIVLCPGINDGKELDRTIKELAQLYPYVNSVAIVPVGITKHRENLVELNIFNDKSASKTIEQIHQIQQKYLEKLGTRFAFLSDEFYILSNSELPGYEEYEGFLQFEDGVGMIRKLKTEIEEYLNILPENILKREKKVSIATGHSAYEFIQSMADAMMDKFKNLQVNVYEIKNKFFGETITVSGLLTAKDLKEQLEDKELGEALYITRSMLKADEEIFLDNIELNQLEELMRIKIIPCLNEGKDFVDKILK, translated from the coding sequence TTGGAAGTAAATGTAAAAAAAGTAAATAATATTATAAGTAAGGTTTATAAAGATAGTATTGCAGAAGAAATGGGTATAGAGGTAGGAGATTTACTTATATCTGTGAATGAACAGCCAATACATGATATAATAGAGTATAGATTCTTACTAAGTGATGAATATTTAGATGTAGAAATACAAAAAAAAGATGGCGAAGTCTACATATACGAGATAGAAAAAGACTATGATGAAGATTTGGGTGTTGAATTTACAAATCCGATAATTGACCAAGCTAAAAGCTGTAGAAATAAGTGTATGTTTTGTTTTATAGACCAATTGCCAGAAGGTATGAGAGAAACTCTTTATTTTAAAGATGATGATTCGAGATTATCTTTTTTACAAGGAAATTTTGTCACACTTACAAATATGAGTGAAGAAGATATAAATAATATTATAAAATATAGAATAAGTCCTATAAATATATCTGTGCATACAACTAATCCAGAGTTAAGACAAAAAATGATAAGCAATAAATTTGCAGGAAAATTATATGGTATAATGAAGAGATTGGCAGATGCTCATATAGAAATGAACTGTCAAATTGTTTTATGTCCAGGTATAAATGATGGAAAGGAATTGGATAGAACAATAAAAGAACTAGCTCAACTTTATCCATATGTAAACAGTGTTGCGATAGTTCCAGTTGGGATTACAAAGCATAGAGAAAATCTAGTAGAATTAAATATATTTAATGATAAGAGCGCAAGTAAAACTATAGAGCAAATACATCAAATACAACAGAAATATCTTGAAAAATTAGGTACTCGATTTGCATTTTTATCAGATGAATTTTATATACTATCTAATAGTGAATTGCCTGGATATGAAGAATATGAAGGTTTTTTACAGTTTGAAGATGGTGTAGGTATGATACGTAAGTTAAAAACAGAGATTGAAGAGTATCTAAATATATTGCCTGAGAATATTCTAAAAAGAGAGAAGAAAGTATCAATAGCTACTGGTCATTCTGCATATGAATTTATACAGAGTATGGCAGATGCTATGATGGACAAGTTTAAAAATCTTCAAGTAAATGTATATGAAATCAAAAACAAGTTTTTTGGAGAGACAATAACTGTATCAGGTCTTTTAACAGCTAAGGATTTAAAAGAACAACTTGAAGATAAAGAATTAGGAGAAGCTCTTTATATAACAAGAAGTATGCTAAAAGCAGATGAAGAAATTTTCTTAGATAATATTGAATTAAATCAATTAGAAGAACTTATGAGAATAAAAATTATCCCTTGTTTGAATGAAGGAAAAGATTTTGTGGATAAAATTTTAAAATAG